Within Streptomyces sp. SS1-1, the genomic segment CGAACTGCTCGCCGCCGGGCACCGGGTGCGCTGCCTGGCCCGCTCACCGGAACGGCTGCGCGACCATCCGTGGGCCCCGGACGCGGAGGTGGTCCGCGGCGACGTCACGGACGCGGCGTCGGTGGCCCGTGCCATGGAGGGCGTCGACGTCGCCTACTACCTGGTGCACGCGCTGGGCACCGGCAAGGACTTCGAGGAGACCGACCGCAGGGCGGCCCGGACCTTCGCCGAGCAGGCCCGGGCCGCCGGCGTCCGGCGGATCGTCTACCTGGGCGGCCTCACCCCGGCCGGGGTGCCCGAGGACACGCTCTCCCCGCATCTGCGGTCGCGGGCGGAGGTCGGGCGCATCCTGCTCGACTCCCCCGTGCCGGCCACCGTGCTGCGGGCGGCCGTCATCATCGGCTCGGGCTCCGCCTCGTTCGAGATGCTGCGCTACCTCACCGAACGGCTGCCCGTGATGGTCACGCCGAGCTGGGTGCACACCCGTATCCAGCCGGTGGCCGTCCGGGACGTCCTGCGCGCCCTCGCCGGCAGCGCGCTGATGCCGCCGGACGTGAACCGGACGTTCGACATCGGCGGCCCGGACGTCCTGACGTACCGGGAGATGATGGTCCGGTACGCGCGGGTGGCCGGGCTGCCCCGCCGGGTCATCCTGCCGGTGCCCGTCCTCACCCCGGGGCTGTCCAGCCACTGGGTGGGCCTGGTGACGCCGGTGCCGTCCTCCATCGCCCGACCGCTGACCGAGTCGCTGCGGCACGAGGTGGTGTGCCGCGAGCACGACATCGCCCGCTACGTGCCCGATCCGCCGGGGCATCCGATCGGCTTCGACGAGGCGGTGCGGCTCGCGCTGCGGCGGGTGCGGGACGCGCGGGTGACGACCCGGTGGTCGTCGGCGTCGGTGCCCGGCGCGCCCAGCGACCCGCTGCCCACCGACCCCGACTGGGCGGGCGGCAGCCTCTACACGGATCACCGCGAACTCGTCGTGCACGCCTCGCCCGAGGCGCTGTGGCGGGTCGTCGAGGGCATCGGCGGGGAGAACGGCTGGTACTCGTTCCCGCTCGCCTGGGCGGTGCGCGGCTGGCTGGACCGGCTGGTGGGCGGGGTGGGGCTGCGCCGCGGGCGGCGGGACGCGGCACGGCTGCGGGTCGGTGACTCGCTGGACTTCTGGCGGGTCGAGGAGATCGAGCCGGGGCGGCTGCTGCGGCTGCGCGCGGAGATGCGGGTGCCGGGGCTGGCCTGGCTGGAGATGCGGGCGCTCACCGGCCCGGACGGCCGGACCCGCTACCGGCAGCGCGCCCTGTTCCATCCGCGCGGGCTGTTCGGCCACGCGTACTGGTGGAGCGTGTCGCCGTTCCACGCGATCGTGTTCGGCGGCATGGCCCGCAACATCGCCCGGGCGGCGGCCGCCTCGCCCCTGCCCGCGAAGACGGACCACGCGACCCACCCCTGAGCCGCGCGGACCCGTGCGTCCTGAGGCCGCCGCAGACTCGCGCCCGCGTACGTCCCGAAGCCCCCCGCCCCCCACCCGCACACCCCGCAGCCCGCCCCCGGAGTACCCCCATGAGCATCTCGGTCGTCCTGTTCACCAGCGACCTGCGTCTGCACGACCATCCGCCGTTGCGCGCGGCCCTGGACGGTACCGAGGGGGCCGTCCCTCTGTTCGTGCGCGACACGGCCGTCGACGCCGCCGGGTTCGCGGTGCCCAATCGGCTGGCGTTCCTCGCGGACTGTCTGCGTGATCTGGACGCCGGGCTGCGCGAGCGGGGCGGCCGGCTGGTCGTGCGCCGGGGTGACCTCGTCGAGCAGGTGTGCCGGGTGGTGACGGAGGCGGACGCCGACGAGGTGCACATGGCGTCCGACGTCAGCGCCCACGCCCAGCGCCGTGAGGAGCGGCTGCGCCGGGCACTGGAGGCGCAGGGGGTGCGGCTGCACGTGCACGACACGGTGACGACGGCCGTGGCCCCCGGCGCGGTCACCCCGGCGTCCTCCGACCACTTCGCCGTGTTCACGCCGTACCTGCGGCGCTGGTCCGACCACCGGCTTCGGGACCCGCTCGGCCCGCCGCGGGCGGTGCGGGTGCCGGGCGGGGTGGGGTCCGAGCCGCTGCCCGGGCGCGGTGGACTGTCCGGGCTGTCCGAAGGGCTCGCGGAGGGGGGTGAGAAGGAGGGCCGCCGGCGGCTCACGGCCTGGCTGCGCGGGGGCGTCGCGGCCTATGAGGACCGGCACGACGACCTCGCCGGTGACGCGACCTCCCGGCTCTCGCCGCATCTGCACTTCGGCACCCTCTCCCCCGTCGAGCTGGTCCACCGCGCCCGCCGGGAGGGTGGCGCGGGCGCGGACGCGTTCGTACGGCAGTTGGCGTGGCGCGACTTCCACCGGCAGGTCCTCGCCGCGCGGCCCGCCGCCGCCACCGACGACTACCGCACCCGCGGCGACCGCTGGCGGCCGGAGCAGGAGGCCGCGGCGGACATCGCCGCCTGGCGGGAGGGCCGTACCGGCTACCCGATCGTGGACGCGGCGATGCGCCAGCTGCGGCACGAGGGCTGGATGCACAACCGGGGCCGGCTGCTGACGGCGAGCTTCCTCACCAAGACGCTGTACGTGGACTGGCGGATCGGCGCCCGGCACTTCCTGGACCTGCTGGTCGACGGCGACCTGGCCAACAACCAGCTGAACTGGCAGTGGGTGGCCGGGACCGGCACCGACACCCGGCCCCACCGGGTCCTCAACCCCGTCCTGCAGGCCAAGCGGTACGACCCCGACGGCCGGTACGTCCGCCGCTGGGTGCCGGAGCTGGCGCAGGTCGAGGGGCCCAGGGTGCACGAACCGTGGCGGCTCGGCGACGACGACCGTGCCGCGCTCGGCTACCCGGCGCCGGTCGTCGGGCTCGGCGAGGGCCTGGAGCGCTTCCGGCGGGCGCGCGGCCGGTGAGGAGCCCGGCCCGGCCTCCGTCCACGCCCCCCGGCTACACATAAGGAAAAAATAAGCGCAGAATGGTTGAAGGTGGCTTCAACAGCACCCCGCTCATGGAGCGGTCAGGCCTGCGAGTCAAAGGAGACGAGTCATGGCCGACGTCTCGCACACCAGAGGTGACATAGCCAGCCATCCGGACGTATCCGAGATGCGGGACCGCTACGACCGCGTGCTCGGGGGCCGCGATGTGACGCTCCTGGACGGACCGGTGTTCCTGCTCGGTCTGTACTGCGCCGCGTCCCCCTGGATACTCCACTACACGACCAGCCAGCCCCCGCTGGTGACCCACAACCTGATCATGGGCATCGCCATCGGTCTGCTGGCCCTCGGATTCACCCGCGCTCCTGAGCGCATGTACGGCCTGAGCTGGGCCTTCTGCGCACTGGGCGTCTGGATGATCATCGCGCCGTGGATCGTCGGGGACAGCCCCGACGCGGGCGTGGTCGTGAACAACATCGTCATCGGCGCGCTGGCCGTGGTCCTCGGCCTGCTGTGCGCCGGCACGGCGGCGAGGAGCACCACCAGGTCGTAGCGCACGACGAACGGGCGTCGCCCGGGCCGGTCCGCTCGACGGACCGGCCTCCTCATGCCGATCGCCGCAAGCCTGTGCGACCGGATGAGGACTGTTCCCCGCTCCCGGGGGCACACGCTGTGACGCGGGCACAGTCCGCAGTGATGCGGGGATCGGAGAAGAGGAGCGAAATGGAGATCTCGGGGATCATCAGTGCCATCGTGATCGGCATTGTCATCGGTGTGCTCGGACGGCTCGTCGTACCGGGCCGGCAGCACATCGGCGTGCTGTGGACGATCCTCGTCGGCATCGTG encodes:
- a CDS encoding cryptochrome/photolyase family protein codes for the protein MSISVVLFTSDLRLHDHPPLRAALDGTEGAVPLFVRDTAVDAAGFAVPNRLAFLADCLRDLDAGLRERGGRLVVRRGDLVEQVCRVVTEADADEVHMASDVSAHAQRREERLRRALEAQGVRLHVHDTVTTAVAPGAVTPASSDHFAVFTPYLRRWSDHRLRDPLGPPRAVRVPGGVGSEPLPGRGGLSGLSEGLAEGGEKEGRRRLTAWLRGGVAAYEDRHDDLAGDATSRLSPHLHFGTLSPVELVHRARREGGAGADAFVRQLAWRDFHRQVLAARPAAATDDYRTRGDRWRPEQEAAADIAAWREGRTGYPIVDAAMRQLRHEGWMHNRGRLLTASFLTKTLYVDWRIGARHFLDLLVDGDLANNQLNWQWVAGTGTDTRPHRVLNPVLQAKRYDPDGRYVRRWVPELAQVEGPRVHEPWRLGDDDRAALGYPAPVVGLGEGLERFRRARGR
- a CDS encoding SDR family oxidoreductase; translated protein: MERDAAGEGVRCLVTGATGYIGGRLVPELLAAGHRVRCLARSPERLRDHPWAPDAEVVRGDVTDAASVARAMEGVDVAYYLVHALGTGKDFEETDRRAARTFAEQARAAGVRRIVYLGGLTPAGVPEDTLSPHLRSRAEVGRILLDSPVPATVLRAAVIIGSGSASFEMLRYLTERLPVMVTPSWVHTRIQPVAVRDVLRALAGSALMPPDVNRTFDIGGPDVLTYREMMVRYARVAGLPRRVILPVPVLTPGLSSHWVGLVTPVPSSIARPLTESLRHEVVCREHDIARYVPDPPGHPIGFDEAVRLALRRVRDARVTTRWSSASVPGAPSDPLPTDPDWAGGSLYTDHRELVVHASPEALWRVVEGIGGENGWYSFPLAWAVRGWLDRLVGGVGLRRGRRDAARLRVGDSLDFWRVEEIEPGRLLRLRAEMRVPGLAWLEMRALTGPDGRTRYRQRALFHPRGLFGHAYWWSVSPFHAIVFGGMARNIARAAAASPLPAKTDHATHP
- a CDS encoding SPW repeat protein, with translation MADVSHTRGDIASHPDVSEMRDRYDRVLGGRDVTLLDGPVFLLGLYCAASPWILHYTTSQPPLVTHNLIMGIAIGLLALGFTRAPERMYGLSWAFCALGVWMIIAPWIVGDSPDAGVVVNNIVIGALAVVLGLLCAGTAARSTTRS